From Streptomyces asiaticus, one genomic window encodes:
- a CDS encoding SDR family oxidoreductase, which yields MRPGRRDKRARRRRPRRAAEPEEVAEAAAWLLSDRASYVTGVVLAVDGGMQAS from the coding sequence GTGCGACCTGGCCGACGCGACAAGCGTGCGCGCCGCCGTCGACCGCGCCGCGCGGCCGAGCCCGAGGAAGTCGCCGAGGCCGCCGCCTGGCTGCTGAGCGACCGCGCCTCCTACGTCACCGGAGTGGTCCTCGCCGTCGACGGCGGCATGCAGGCGTCGTGA